A genome region from Nicotiana tabacum cultivar K326 chromosome 13, ASM71507v2, whole genome shotgun sequence includes the following:
- the LOC142168271 gene encoding uncharacterized protein LOC142168271, giving the protein MELYAYQRRTEREFQVGDMVFLKHQPYRQTSLAHRRNLKLIFKFYGPYKVIAKVGQVAYKLELPPTSKVHHVFHVSLLKKKVGSKITTQTALPQTGNDGQFLVAPVAILQRQMVKKGNADAVKVLVQWSNLAPKDATWEDYADLKAKFPHFDP; this is encoded by the coding sequence ATGGAGTTATATGCATATCAAAGAAGAACTGAAAGGGAATTTCAGGTGGGTGACATGGTGTTTCTCAAGCACCAGCCTTATAGACAAACATCCTTAGCTCACAGAAGAAACCTCAAACTCATTTTCAAGTTCTATGGGCCATACAAAGTAATTGCCAAGGTGGGGCAAGTTGCTTACAAACTGGAATTACCTCCTACCTCCAAAGTACatcatgtatttcatgtttctCTATTGAAGAAGAAGGTGGGGTCTAAGATCACTACTCAGACTGCACTGCCCCAGACTGGGAATGATGGCCAGTTTTTGGTTGCTCCAGTTGCCATCTTACAAAGGCAAATGGTTAAGAAGGGAAATGCTGATGCCGTTAAGGTCTTAGTGCAATGGTCGAATTTAGCTCCTAAAGATGCCACTTGGGAAGATTATGCAGATTTGAAAGCCAAATTCCCTCATTTTGATCCTTGA